AGACCCTGCGCAGCACGGACACGACGCGGCCGAGGACGGTCGCCTCGTCTCCGTTGATCGGCTCGTAGGCGGGGTTGTGCGGCAGCAGCCAGATGTGCCCGTCCCGCTTGCGGTACGTCTTGACGGTCGCCTCGCCGTCGATCATCGCCGCGACGATGTCGCCCTGCTCGGCCACCGGCTGCTGGCGGACCACCACCCAGTCACCGTCGCAGATCGCGGCCTCGACCATCGAGTCGCCGACCACCCTCAACAGGAACAGCGTGCCCTCGCCGACGAGCTCGCGGGGGAGCGGGAACACCTCCTCGATCGCCTCCTCGGCCAGGATCGGACCACCGGCGGCGATGCGGCCGACGACCGGCACGAACGTCGGGGTGGGCGCGTTCTCCGGCCGCTCGCTGTGGTCGCTGCGCACGTCGACGGCGCGCGGACGGTTGGGGTCGCGGCGGAGGAAGCCCTTGGCCTGCAACTGGCGCAGCTGGTGCGCCACCGACGACGGGGAGGCCAGCCCGACGGCCTCGCCGATCTCGCGCACGCTCGGCGGGTAGCCCTGCCGCTCGATCGCCGACCGGATGACCTCCATGATCTTGCGCTGCCGCACGGTCAGGCCGGACTCGTCCGCTCGCTCTGGGAACTCCCGTACGTCGGTACCCTTGCCTGCTGCCATGCTCGTCCTCCATCGTCCGCGCCCGGTGCGCCGGTGGCGCTGTCGTCCGTTGCCGTCATTGTGCCGGGCGCCAGGTCAC
This is a stretch of genomic DNA from Cumulibacter manganitolerans. It encodes these proteins:
- the lexA gene encoding transcriptional repressor LexA; protein product: MAAGKGTDVREFPERADESGLTVRQRKIMEVIRSAIERQGYPPSVREIGEAVGLASPSSVAHQLRQLQAKGFLRRDPNRPRAVDVRSDHSERPENAPTPTFVPVVGRIAAGGPILAEEAIEEVFPLPRELVGEGTLFLLRVVGDSMVEAAICDGDWVVVRQQPVAEQGDIVAAMIDGEATVKTYRKRDGHIWLLPHNPAYEPINGDEATVLGRVVSVLRRV